The sequence CCGCAATGGCCCGATCTACGTCCGTGCCGGTGGTACTGATGTGAAATGCCAGGCGCAGCCGTCCCGCGCTAGGGTCGGAAGCATCCGTATCGAGTAGTGATCTAGTGACGTAGTTGGTGAGGATGCGGAAGACGGGGGCGGTGCCGCGGAGGTGCTCGAGGCCTCCGTTGACGGCCTCGGTAGGTCCGTGGACGCGCCGGGTCGGTCGAAGTAGACAGGGTCAGAGGTGGCGGCGGATCCGACGCCCGGTCACCTCGTCGGCCACGAGGCGGACCGCGGTCGACCGCTGCGCACCGGCCCAGGACTGGATGCCCAGCTCGTGGACCCCGGCGAGGGCGGTGGCGTCGGTCAGGAGCGCGCCATGGCCCCGCACCAACACACTCCACCCTTCACCGAGAGCATCGTCGAAGTGGTCCACCTCGACGGCAAGCGGGTGCCCCGACGTCATGGCCGCTGCCAGAGCACCATGACCGGTCTGGAACACGATCGCGTCGGCGACCGTCCGGAAGTTCATGGGCAACGCGAGCGGACCGTGGTCGTCGTCGAAGACCACCCGGCCGATGCCACCCCCACGAATGAGGTCCCAGCACGCCGCGGTGTCCAGGACCTCCAACCGGGGGGTTCCAGCGGGACGACCACCGCTGCCCACCGGGTGCCCGAAGCCGTGGCCCTGCAACGCGGCCACCGTCGTCGCGAGCACCGCAGCCAACCGGGACAACCCCCCCAGAGGGGCCACCGGCG is a genomic window of Rhodococcus antarcticus containing:
- a CDS encoding pyridoxamine 5'-phosphate oxidase family protein, translating into MAPLGGLSRLAAVLATTVAALQGHGFGHPVGSGGRPAGTPRLEVLDTAACWDLIRGGGIGRVVFDDDHGPLALPMNFRTVADAIVFQTGHGALAAAMTSGHPLAVEVDHFDDALGEGWSVLVRGHGALLTDATALAGVHELGIQSWAGAQRSTAVRLVADEVTGRRIRRHL